In one window of Paucidesulfovibrio gracilis DSM 16080 DNA:
- a CDS encoding LexA family protein: MQPTDLSNVHNTASGRVDVFARAVNESAPCTRTPLFLESISAGFPSPAEDYVETALDLNEYLVNNPAATFMVRVSGDSMLDAGIHDGDVLVVDRSREPRPGLIVVAVLDGELTVKRLLQQGETYVLAPENPQYQPIEIQEGRDLHIWGVVTGMVRRFR; the protein is encoded by the coding sequence ATGCAACCCACCGACCTTTCCAACGTTCACAACACCGCGTCCGGCCGGGTGGACGTATTCGCCCGCGCCGTGAATGAAAGCGCTCCCTGCACGCGGACTCCACTGTTCCTGGAATCCATTTCCGCTGGTTTTCCCTCCCCAGCCGAAGACTATGTGGAAACGGCCCTGGACCTCAACGAATACCTTGTGAACAATCCCGCAGCCACGTTCATGGTCCGGGTGAGCGGCGACTCCATGCTCGACGCGGGCATTCACGACGGGGACGTGCTCGTGGTGGACCGCTCCCGGGAACCGCGACCCGGCCTGATCGTGGTGGCTGTTCTGGACGGCGAGCTTACGGTCAAACGGCTGCTGCAACAGGGTGAGACGTATGTTCTGGCCCCGGAAAATCCCCAATACCAACCCATTGAAATACAGGAAGGACGCGACCTGCACATCTGGGGTGTGGTTACGGGCATGGTGCGGAGATTCCGATGA
- a CDS encoding Y-family DNA polymerase yields MTAPCIAMVDCNNFYVSCERVFNPALEGRPVVVLSNNDGCVIARSNEAKALGIGMGEPAFRRAAFFKTHGVRVFSSNYALYGDMSARVQRVLEQFSPEMENYSIDESFLVLRHADTRELLCLARKIRATVGQWTGIPVCVGLARTKTLAKVANRLAKKHTQSGIRLLDDSRDIRHELARLDLEDVWGIGGRNARKLRALGLHTALDLTRQPRDWVRRTLTVRGLHTMLELRGIPAIDMEENPPDAKSLTCSRSFGTRITKQAHLEEALCAYVQRAGEKLRQRGLEAGAVQVFLATNRHMHDPQYANSGCLPLSTPTDFTPDIQEAALRILRSIFRSGYKYQKVGVLLLDLVRPGQRQLTFQDMDDTEETAHRRQLMHAMDDVNQRFGRNTLRFAGSGLGPKPWHMRREALSQRFTTSWAELPVVR; encoded by the coding sequence ATGACCGCGCCCTGCATCGCCATGGTGGACTGCAACAACTTCTACGTGTCCTGCGAACGTGTGTTCAATCCGGCGCTGGAAGGGCGGCCCGTGGTGGTGCTTTCCAACAATGACGGCTGCGTCATCGCCCGTTCCAACGAGGCCAAAGCCCTGGGCATCGGTATGGGCGAACCCGCGTTCCGACGCGCTGCGTTCTTCAAGACCCATGGCGTACGGGTCTTTTCCTCCAATTATGCGCTGTACGGGGACATGTCCGCCCGGGTCCAGCGGGTGCTGGAACAATTTTCTCCGGAAATGGAAAACTACTCCATCGACGAAAGCTTCCTGGTGCTCCGCCATGCCGACACCCGCGAACTGCTTTGCCTGGCCCGAAAAATCCGCGCCACGGTGGGCCAATGGACCGGCATTCCCGTTTGCGTGGGCCTGGCACGCACCAAAACCCTGGCCAAGGTAGCCAACCGACTGGCCAAAAAGCACACCCAAAGCGGCATCCGGCTCCTGGACGACTCCCGCGACATCCGCCACGAGCTGGCGCGCCTGGATCTGGAAGACGTCTGGGGCATCGGCGGACGCAACGCCCGTAAACTTCGCGCCCTGGGCCTGCACACGGCCCTGGACCTGACCCGGCAACCACGGGACTGGGTCCGGCGAACACTTACAGTACGCGGCCTGCATACCATGCTGGAACTACGCGGCATTCCGGCCATCGACATGGAAGAAAATCCTCCGGACGCCAAAAGCCTGACCTGCTCCCGCTCCTTCGGCACCCGCATCACCAAACAGGCCCACCTGGAGGAAGCGCTCTGCGCCTATGTGCAACGGGCCGGGGAAAAGCTGCGGCAACGCGGCCTGGAAGCCGGTGCGGTACAGGTTTTTCTGGCCACGAACCGCCACATGCACGACCCCCAATACGCCAACAGCGGCTGCCTGCCCCTGTCCACGCCCACGGACTTCACCCCGGACATCCAGGAAGCAGCCCTGCGCATCCTGCGCTCCATCTTCCGGTCGGGCTATAAATATCAAAAAGTGGGTGTACTGCTCCTGGATCTGGTGCGGCCCGGACAACGGCAGCTCACCTTTCAGGATATGGACGACACGGAAGAAACCGCGCACCGCCGACAGCTCATGCACGCCATGGACGATGTGAATCAGCGCTTCGGCCGGAACACCCTGCGCTTCGCGGGAAGCGGTCTTGGTCCCAAGCCCTGGCACATGCGCCGGGAAGCCCTCTCCCAACGCTTCACCACCTCCTGGGCGGAGCTTCCCGTGGTTCGCTGA
- a CDS encoding sensor histidine kinase produces the protein MKLRVILFALSILVLTSTFLGGYLYYASLKEATLQEARIEAHSRARMITDQLSSYLSANLQPVQALSGLPELRRALENDSASALARANALLDTFKNVLTADVCYLMDAEGRTVASSNRYEADSFVGRNFNYRPYFIKAMNGFSATHMALGAASGVRGAYYSHPVYAAGAGKILGVAVIKAPIRAMEEEFLQAYPGTVLLVSPQGIIFGSNRPQWRLRTLHKLNDEEIQDVRTSQQFGNGPWSWSGLALDQENSLARDNEGRELLASSMELPRFRGWRIYYLRDLDAIPTGVPTASFRASGAVVLVICILVGLIVFALYMLATREIERRKNAEAELWTSKERYRSLYHTTPAMLHSIDGQGRIISVSDAWVEIMGYSRQEAVGMRILDLHTNKSRGFAEDQALPHFFRTGEIRDVPYQFATKDGRELDVLLSATAERDRQGNVIRSVAVSVDITARKRAEEELMRAKEQLARYSEELERQVEERTREITSILRNTPAMVSIKDAHGRFVLVNPHYEAVFGLRGEDIVGRTAWEVHGNEIAQALEQGECRARSTLQPVRVEERFRLSAGERAYLSVKFPIFDAQKELTRICGIGIDITELKAAQDKLRRVSGSVLTGQERERAAIARRLHDELGQVLTVLRMDAVWLRDRARSLDPELAERSQGMCELVDSTISDVRHIATRLRPAVLDDLGLLDALEWFAADFERRTGIHCRLEAGEVTDPPEHLATALYRVTQEALTNAARHSQATETVVRLVQEETHLRLSVHDDGQGFDLAEAMSRDTLGLAGMQERAGLAGGLLEIRSAPGRGTEIRLRIPLDPTNDTQPLDGGIIGRLHP, from the coding sequence ATGAAGCTGCGCGTCATTCTTTTCGCCCTCAGCATCCTGGTGCTGACATCCACCTTTCTCGGCGGCTACCTCTATTATGCGTCCCTCAAGGAGGCCACGCTTCAGGAGGCCCGCATTGAGGCGCACTCCCGCGCCCGCATGATCACGGACCAGCTCTCCTCCTACCTTTCCGCAAACCTGCAACCCGTCCAGGCGCTCTCCGGCCTGCCGGAACTACGGCGCGCCCTGGAGAACGACTCAGCCTCGGCCCTGGCCCGGGCCAACGCCCTGCTGGATACCTTCAAAAACGTACTCACCGCGGACGTCTGCTACCTCATGGACGCGGAAGGACGCACCGTGGCCTCCAGCAACCGCTATGAGGCTGACTCCTTTGTGGGCCGCAATTTCAACTATCGCCCCTATTTCATCAAGGCCATGAACGGCTTCTCCGCCACGCACATGGCCCTGGGCGCGGCCTCCGGAGTACGCGGCGCCTACTACAGCCACCCGGTGTATGCGGCGGGCGCGGGCAAAATTCTGGGCGTGGCCGTGATCAAGGCACCCATCCGCGCCATGGAGGAGGAATTTCTCCAAGCCTATCCCGGCACGGTTCTGCTGGTCTCGCCCCAGGGCATCATCTTTGGTTCCAATCGCCCCCAATGGCGGTTGCGCACCCTGCACAAGCTCAACGACGAAGAAATACAGGACGTACGCACGTCCCAGCAGTTCGGGAATGGTCCCTGGTCCTGGTCCGGCCTGGCCCTGGACCAAGAAAACAGCCTGGCCCGCGACAACGAAGGACGCGAACTTCTGGCCTCCAGCATGGAACTGCCCCGCTTCCGTGGTTGGCGCATCTATTATCTGCGCGACCTCGACGCCATTCCCACGGGAGTGCCCACGGCCTCGTTCCGAGCCTCGGGCGCGGTGGTTCTGGTCATCTGCATCCTCGTGGGCCTGATCGTCTTCGCCCTCTACATGCTGGCCACCAGGGAAATCGAACGACGCAAAAACGCGGAGGCCGAACTTTGGACCAGCAAGGAGCGCTACCGCTCCCTGTATCACACCACCCCGGCCATGCTGCACTCCATCGACGGACAGGGCCGGATCATCTCGGTTTCCGACGCCTGGGTGGAGATCATGGGCTATTCCCGTCAGGAAGCCGTGGGCATGCGCATCCTGGATCTGCACACCAACAAATCCCGCGGATTCGCCGAGGATCAGGCGCTGCCCCATTTTTTCCGCACCGGAGAAATCCGCGACGTGCCGTACCAGTTCGCCACCAAGGACGGACGCGAACTGGATGTGCTGCTCTCGGCCACGGCCGAGCGGGACCGCCAGGGCAACGTGATCCGCTCCGTGGCGGTTTCCGTGGACATCACGGCCCGTAAGCGCGCAGAAGAGGAGCTCATGCGCGCCAAGGAACAGCTGGCCCGCTACTCGGAAGAACTGGAACGCCAGGTGGAGGAGCGCACCCGGGAAATCACCTCCATCCTGCGCAATACCCCGGCCATGGTTTCCATCAAGGATGCCCACGGCCGGTTCGTGCTGGTCAATCCCCACTATGAGGCCGTATTCGGGCTGCGCGGCGAGGACATCGTGGGCCGCACCGCCTGGGAAGTCCACGGCAATGAAATTGCCCAGGCCTTGGAACAAGGGGAATGCCGGGCCAGAAGCACCCTCCAGCCCGTGCGGGTGGAAGAACGTTTCCGCCTGAGCGCCGGAGAACGTGCCTACCTTTCCGTCAAGTTTCCGATCTTCGACGCCCAAAAAGAGCTGACCCGCATCTGCGGCATCGGCATCGACATCACCGAATTAAAGGCGGCACAGGATAAATTGCGCCGGGTCTCCGGCTCGGTGCTCACCGGCCAGGAACGGGAACGCGCCGCCATTGCCCGGCGGCTGCACGACGAGTTGGGGCAGGTGCTCACGGTGCTGCGCATGGACGCGGTCTGGCTGCGCGACCGGGCCAGGAGCCTGGATCCCGAATTGGCCGAACGCTCCCAGGGCATGTGTGAACTCGTGGATTCCACCATTTCCGATGTGCGGCACATCGCCACCCGGTTGCGGCCCGCCGTGCTCGACGACCTGGGACTGCTGGACGCTCTGGAATGGTTTGCCGCGGACTTTGAACGGCGCACCGGCATCCATTGCCGCCTGGAAGCGGGCGAGGTGACGGATCCGCCGGAACATCTTGCCACGGCGCTCTACCGCGTGACCCAAGAGGCGCTGACCAATGCGGCGCGTCACTCCCAGGCCACGGAAACCGTGGTACGCCTCGTCCAAGAGGAAACCCATCTGCGGCTGAGCGTGCATGACGACGGCCAAGGATTCGACCTGGCCGAGGCAATGAGCCGCGATACCCTGGGTCTGGCCGGAATGCAGGAGCGGGCCGGGCTGGCCGGAGGCCTGCTGGAAATCCGCTCTGCTCCGGGCCGGGGAACGGAAATCCGACTGCGTATTCCCCTGGATCCCACCAACGACACCCAGCCCCTGGATGGGGGCATCATCGGGAGGCTGCATCCATGA
- a CDS encoding response regulator — protein sequence MIRVLLADDHSIVRGGLRRIIDDSGDMCVVCEASDGSEALSNALEVRPDVAVVDISMPGLDGLEVIAKLQEELPGMPILVLTMHEEEQYVVRSLSAGAKGYLTKRSAPEELVGAIRKVMSGGRYLGPEVAELLALRMARGGDHRSRLESLSQREIQVLRALALGKTNREIAQAYNLSVKTVDTYRFRLLKKLELRNNAELSRFAIQHGLVEV from the coding sequence ATGATCCGCGTTCTGCTGGCGGACGATCATTCCATTGTGCGCGGCGGCCTGCGCCGCATCATCGACGATTCCGGAGATATGTGCGTGGTCTGCGAGGCCAGCGACGGCTCCGAAGCCCTGTCCAACGCCCTGGAAGTCCGGCCCGACGTGGCCGTGGTGGACATCTCCATGCCCGGACTGGATGGCCTGGAGGTCATTGCCAAGCTTCAGGAGGAATTGCCGGGAATGCCCATCCTGGTGCTGACCATGCATGAGGAGGAGCAATACGTGGTCCGCTCCCTGTCTGCCGGGGCCAAGGGCTATCTGACCAAACGCTCCGCGCCCGAGGAACTGGTGGGCGCCATCCGCAAGGTCATGTCCGGCGGACGCTACCTCGGACCGGAAGTGGCGGAACTGCTGGCCTTGCGCATGGCCCGTGGCGGGGATCACCGCTCCCGGCTGGAATCGCTCTCCCAACGGGAAATCCAGGTGCTACGCGCCCTGGCCCTGGGTAAAACCAACCGCGAAATCGCCCAGGCGTACAACCTGAGCGTGAAAACCGTGGATACCTACCGCTTTCGCCTGCTCAAAAAACTGGAGCTGCGCAACAACGCGGAACTCTCCCGCTTTGCCATCCAACACGGTCTGGTGGAGGTCTGA
- a CDS encoding class I SAM-dependent methyltransferase, whose translation MPFASAAQESNTAPRTARPGTASASTVPCKVCGAMAQRSFHRTGKRQLLLEASFKPADYKRPYYRCPKCDLLFHTGFDNLTPEEEAQTKLPGINNKTKEIVNRGVRETLMTANLMQMFKLPLRSKILVFGCGAGLSFNMMLDNKLNAYATDLSVQFQKTAKRYGAEHFNHALLPEMLRRFRPFDSVAEQSMDLVTLTEVFEHFPNPVEMMQRIAATVRPGGLVIGTTGWVDRVKEPLHDWWYLRCLSHCTFLSSKAFQRICRACGCLGVLLPGSPMITGQTGISDTQTVFVMQKPL comes from the coding sequence ATGCCCTTTGCATCCGCCGCCCAAGAATCGAACACCGCCCCCCGGACCGCCCGCCCGGGGACTGCTTCCGCCTCAACCGTACCCTGCAAGGTCTGCGGCGCCATGGCGCAGCGCAGTTTCCACCGCACCGGCAAACGCCAGTTGCTTTTGGAGGCGTCCTTCAAACCCGCCGACTACAAGCGGCCCTATTACCGCTGCCCCAAATGCGATTTGCTGTTCCACACCGGGTTCGACAACCTCACCCCGGAAGAAGAGGCACAGACCAAGCTGCCGGGCATTAACAACAAAACCAAGGAAATTGTGAACCGGGGGGTACGCGAGACCCTGATGACCGCCAACCTCATGCAGATGTTCAAGCTGCCGCTGCGTTCCAAGATTCTCGTATTCGGCTGCGGCGCGGGGCTAAGCTTCAACATGATGCTGGACAACAAACTCAACGCCTATGCCACGGACCTTTCCGTACAATTTCAAAAAACCGCCAAGCGGTACGGTGCCGAACATTTCAACCACGCCCTGTTGCCGGAAATGCTGCGCCGCTTCCGCCCCTTTGATTCCGTGGCCGAGCAGTCCATGGATCTGGTGACACTCACCGAGGTGTTTGAACACTTCCCCAACCCCGTGGAAATGATGCAGCGCATCGCGGCCACGGTGCGGCCCGGCGGGTTGGTCATCGGCACCACGGGCTGGGTGGACCGGGTCAAGGAGCCTCTTCACGACTGGTGGTATCTGCGCTGCCTCTCCCACTGCACGTTTCTGTCGTCCAAGGCGTTTCAGCGCATCTGTCGGGCCTGCGGCTGCCTGGGGGTGCTCCTGCCCGGCTCGCCCATGATCACCGGGCAGACCGGCATCAGCGACACCCAGACCGTGTTCGTGATGCAAAAGCCGCTCTAG
- a CDS encoding TAXI family TRAP transporter solute-binding subunit produces MKRLLHLTIALTLTLALLALTGCGGEEKQATPESGDTAQQAEPAKEKQYLAFGGGPTGGTFNFFANKMSSIISHAYDHLDVSPKGSGGSAENLRTLDKASVDFGIVYSGDAYLGRMGQLVNDETKYENLRVISFLYGAPAQLVVRADAGIDSAYDLEGKIVAIGNPGSGAALSAERFFKHLGLWEKMEARNLGYSQAAADFSDNKIDAFWVLVGYPNSSIIEAATRTPVKLLNLDIDAKKSGFYNAFPFYTPVEIPAGVYEGQDQPVTTFQDSALWCTNTGIADHVVYDAMAAVFAEQGLKDMVTAHKAAKNMSIETGIDGVSVPLHSGAVKFWEEHGLTVPSEFK; encoded by the coding sequence ATGAAACGGCTTCTGCACTTGACTATCGCCCTGACGCTCACCCTGGCCCTGCTTGCCCTGACCGGCTGCGGCGGTGAGGAAAAGCAGGCCACCCCGGAATCCGGCGACACGGCCCAACAAGCTGAACCGGCCAAGGAAAAACAGTACCTCGCCTTTGGCGGCGGACCCACCGGCGGCACCTTCAACTTCTTTGCCAACAAGATGTCCAGCATCATTTCCCACGCCTATGACCATCTGGATGTTTCCCCCAAAGGCTCGGGCGGCTCCGCGGAAAACCTGCGCACCCTGGACAAGGCCTCCGTGGACTTCGGCATCGTCTACTCCGGCGACGCGTATCTGGGACGCATGGGCCAGCTCGTGAACGACGAGACCAAGTATGAAAACCTCCGCGTCATCTCCTTCCTCTACGGCGCTCCGGCCCAGCTCGTGGTCCGCGCCGATGCAGGCATTGATTCCGCCTACGACCTGGAAGGAAAAATCGTGGCCATCGGCAACCCCGGTTCCGGCGCCGCGCTCTCGGCCGAACGGTTCTTCAAGCACCTCGGCCTGTGGGAAAAGATGGAAGCGCGCAACCTGGGCTACTCCCAGGCCGCTGCCGACTTCTCCGACAACAAGATCGACGCCTTCTGGGTACTCGTGGGCTACCCCAACTCCTCCATCATCGAGGCGGCCACCCGCACCCCGGTGAAGCTCTTGAACCTGGACATCGACGCCAAAAAGTCCGGCTTCTATAACGCCTTCCCCTTCTATACCCCGGTGGAAATTCCGGCCGGCGTCTACGAAGGACAGGATCAGCCCGTGACCACCTTCCAGGATTCCGCGCTCTGGTGCACCAACACCGGCATCGCCGACCACGTGGTGTACGACGCCATGGCCGCGGTATTTGCCGAGCAGGGACTCAAAGACATGGTCACCGCGCACAAGGCCGCCAAGAACATGAGCATCGAGACCGGCATCGACGGCGTATCCGTTCCGCTGCATTCCGGTGCGGTCAAGTTCTGGGAAGAGCACGGCCTCACGGTTCCTTCGGAATTCAAGTAA
- a CDS encoding TRAP transporter permease → MSDTVKNEQELSAEKKAQLKKIMEKDSKAARKLSGPWGLFISLLGVAMVVFYYFNAGVQSTATNYYRGVYVLITYIMVFLCYPMMARSKRERPTVVDILLALVATACVGYWIIEFPDLNYRMGAETELDLAVSLVGLLISLEVCRRVLGWSMTIAGVLFLIYGYFGPYFPGALGHRGLSIHDIGITLFISLDGVFGIMANVLVTYVILFIFFGAFLQKSGVGKFFIDWPLALAGRTTGGPAKVAVMASAFFGSVSGSAIANTVSTGAFTIPLMKRAGFRPHVAGAIEPSASIGGMFMPPIMGAGGFLMAELTNTPYVQIMKMAIFPAALYFLSVLTMIHFEAKKHNIRGLMDEEFPGAWSIFKKHWYKSLPLVIIVVMMLKGYSPGASAFWATMSCIVISWLDKEYRMGPKQIWEAMILGARNTLVIGATVGVIGIIVGTIAKTGIGLKFSDIIIAMATSVPDMLQLPIAILLIGIASLVLGMGVPVTASYLIVAVLAVPALNELFLLAGVYPVAEPGQIAYGLIAAHMIVYWFSQDSNITPPVCVAAYAGAAVAGADPWKTGWTAFKFAKLLYVVPFLFAYEPAILLHGTTSEILLAFGSAIIGTIAFSSLTMGYMIRRTTWYEWILFAAGTFMCYHPNRLTDLAGIGVCFGVYLLQKSKNIRDARLATA, encoded by the coding sequence ATGTCCGACACCGTCAAGAACGAACAAGAGCTGAGCGCCGAGAAAAAAGCCCAGCTCAAAAAAATCATGGAAAAGGATTCCAAGGCCGCCCGCAAACTCAGCGGCCCGTGGGGGTTGTTCATCAGCCTGCTCGGGGTGGCCATGGTGGTTTTCTACTATTTCAACGCGGGGGTGCAATCCACCGCCACAAACTACTACCGCGGCGTATACGTGCTCATCACGTATATCATGGTCTTTCTCTGCTATCCCATGATGGCCCGCTCCAAACGCGAGCGCCCCACCGTGGTGGATATCCTCCTGGCTCTCGTGGCCACGGCCTGCGTGGGCTATTGGATCATCGAATTTCCCGACCTGAACTACCGCATGGGCGCGGAAACCGAACTGGATCTGGCCGTAAGTCTGGTGGGGCTGCTCATCTCCCTTGAGGTGTGTCGCCGTGTGCTGGGCTGGTCCATGACCATCGCGGGCGTGCTCTTCCTCATTTATGGCTATTTCGGCCCGTACTTTCCCGGCGCGCTGGGCCATCGAGGACTGAGCATCCACGACATCGGCATCACCCTGTTCATCTCCCTGGACGGTGTCTTCGGCATAATGGCCAACGTGCTGGTGACCTACGTGATCCTGTTCATCTTCTTTGGCGCGTTCCTGCAAAAATCCGGAGTGGGCAAATTCTTCATTGACTGGCCTTTGGCTCTGGCAGGGCGCACCACGGGCGGACCGGCCAAGGTTGCGGTCATGGCCTCGGCATTCTTCGGCTCTGTGTCCGGTTCGGCCATTGCCAACACCGTGTCCACGGGTGCCTTCACCATCCCGCTCATGAAGCGGGCGGGCTTTCGTCCCCATGTGGCCGGAGCCATTGAGCCTTCCGCCTCCATCGGCGGCATGTTCATGCCGCCCATCATGGGTGCGGGCGGATTCCTTATGGCCGAGTTGACCAACACTCCGTACGTCCAGATCATGAAGATGGCCATTTTCCCGGCCGCGCTCTACTTCCTTTCCGTGCTGACAATGATCCATTTTGAGGCAAAAAAGCATAATATTCGCGGCCTCATGGACGAAGAATTCCCTGGTGCATGGTCCATCTTCAAAAAACACTGGTACAAATCCCTGCCCCTGGTGATCATCGTGGTCATGATGCTCAAGGGCTATTCCCCGGGTGCCTCCGCGTTCTGGGCCACCATGTCCTGCATCGTGATTTCCTGGCTGGACAAGGAATACCGCATGGGTCCCAAACAAATTTGGGAGGCCATGATCCTGGGAGCGCGCAACACCCTGGTCATCGGTGCCACCGTGGGCGTCATCGGCATCATCGTCGGCACCATCGCCAAAACCGGCATCGGTCTGAAATTCTCGGACATCATTATCGCCATGGCCACCAGCGTGCCCGACATGCTCCAGCTGCCCATCGCCATCCTGCTCATCGGCATTGCCTCCCTGGTGCTGGGTATGGGCGTTCCTGTGACCGCCTCCTACCTGATCGTGGCAGTGCTGGCCGTACCCGCGCTGAACGAGCTGTTCCTGCTGGCCGGGGTCTACCCCGTGGCAGAACCCGGACAAATCGCCTACGGCCTGATAGCGGCACACATGATCGTCTATTGGTTCAGTCAGGACTCGAACATCACGCCACCAGTGTGCGTGGCCGCGTACGCAGGGGCGGCCGTGGCCGGAGCCGATCCCTGGAAAACAGGCTGGACCGCCTTCAAATTCGCCAAGCTCCTCTATGTGGTGCCGTTCCTGTTCGCCTATGAACCGGCGATCCTGCTCCACGGAACCACATCGGAAATCCTGCTGGCCTTTGGCAGCGCCATCATCGGCACCATCGCCTTTTCCTCGTTGACCATGGGCTATATGATCCGGCGCACCACGTGGTACGAGTGGATCCTTTTCGCGGCCGGAACATTCATGTGCTACCATCCCAACCGGCTCACGGACCTTGCGGGCATCGGCGTGTGCTTTGGCGTGTACCTGCTGCAAAAGTCCAAAAACATCCGGGATGCGCGCCTGGCCACCGCATAA
- a CDS encoding malic enzyme-like NAD(P)-binding protein: protein MALFTKEEALEYHSAKRKGKLEVMSIKPCTTQKHLSMAYSPGVAEACRAIHADEEQVYTYTNRGNLVAVVSNGTAVLGLGNIGPKAGKPVMEGKGVLFKIFSDIDVYDLNIDTQSVDEVVNFCKLLEPTFGGINLEDIKAPECFEIERRLIQEMNIPVFHDDQHGTAIISGAGLVNALDISGKKIEEIKVVVSGAGAGAIACTRFYEAMGVRRENVFMFDSKGLLHKGRTDLNEHKQHFAQDADHGPMTEVIKGADCFLGLSVKDMLTPEMVKSMADSPIIFACANPDPEIPYDVAKTARPDCIMATGRSDYPNQVNNVLGFPFIFRGALDCRASVINEDMKIAAAQALAGLAKEPCPPDIAAAYGVDKLEYGIDYIIPKALDPRVLTTVAPAVAKAAMDCGVAGRELDLEQYKADLRATMDASRARTAGVVETFDYGF, encoded by the coding sequence ATGGCGCTGTTCACCAAAGAAGAAGCACTGGAATACCATTCCGCGAAACGGAAGGGTAAGCTCGAAGTCATGTCCATCAAGCCCTGCACCACGCAAAAGCACCTTTCCATGGCCTACTCCCCGGGCGTTGCCGAGGCCTGTCGCGCCATCCACGCGGACGAGGAACAGGTCTACACCTACACCAACCGGGGCAATCTGGTGGCCGTGGTTTCCAACGGAACTGCCGTTCTCGGCCTGGGCAACATCGGTCCCAAGGCCGGAAAACCGGTTATGGAAGGCAAGGGCGTTCTTTTTAAAATCTTTTCGGACATCGATGTCTATGACCTGAACATCGACACCCAGTCCGTTGACGAGGTGGTCAACTTCTGCAAACTGCTGGAGCCAACCTTTGGCGGCATCAACCTGGAAGACATCAAAGCTCCGGAATGCTTTGAAATTGAACGACGACTCATTCAGGAAATGAACATTCCGGTCTTCCATGACGACCAGCACGGCACCGCCATCATTTCGGGAGCGGGTCTGGTCAATGCCCTGGACATCTCCGGCAAGAAAATTGAGGAGATCAAGGTGGTGGTTTCGGGCGCGGGCGCTGGCGCCATTGCCTGCACGCGCTTCTACGAAGCCATGGGCGTACGCCGCGAAAACGTGTTCATGTTCGATTCCAAAGGCCTGCTGCACAAGGGCCGCACCGATCTGAACGAGCACAAGCAGCACTTTGCCCAAGACGCGGACCACGGTCCCATGACCGAGGTGATCAAAGGGGCCGACTGCTTCCTGGGCCTTTCGGTCAAGGACATGCTCACCCCGGAGATGGTCAAATCCATGGCCGACTCCCCCATCATCTTCGCCTGCGCCAACCCGGACCCGGAAATCCCCTACGACGTGGCCAAAACGGCCCGGCCCGACTGCATCATGGCCACGGGACGCTCCGACTACCCCAACCAGGTCAACAACGTGCTTGGCTTCCCCTTCATCTTCCGCGGCGCTCTGGACTGCCGCGCCTCGGTGATCAACGAAGACATGAAAATAGCGGCGGCCCAAGCCCTGGCCGGCCTCGCCAAAGAGCCTTGCCCCCCGGACATTGCCGCGGCCTACGGTGTGGACAAACTGGAATACGGCATCGACTACATCATCCCCAAGGCGCTGGATCCGCGTGTGCTCACCACTGTGGCTCCGGCCGTGGCCAAGGCAGCCATGGATTGCGGCGTGGCTGGACGCGAACTGGATCTGGAGCAGTATAAGGCCGACCTGCGCGCCACCATGGATGCCTCCCGCGCCCGCACCGCCGGTGTGGTGGAGACGTTTGATTACGGATTCTAA